The Nitrosomonas communis genome has a segment encoding these proteins:
- a CDS encoding RtcB family protein, with the protein MDLQQLHQIQPYLWTFPLKSGESRKEVLLYGGRALLESMDDKVLEQITHVASLPGLVGAAMTMPDAHWGYGFPIGGVAAFDAEQGGVISAGGVGFDISCGIRCLRSNLNLQDVEPHLSTLAERLFRVIPAGVGEEGFLKLDTKQLDQVLLGGARWAVQQGYGSEADLEFIEERGCMSGAVPANVSELAKKRQRGEMGTLGSGNHYLEVQVVERIFDTVTAQAFGLQEAQIIISIHCGSRGLGHQIGTEYLVSMAKAAARCGIHLPDRELACAPIKSPEGQQYIGAMNAGINCALANRQILTHLTRETFMEVFPNSELETLFDVSHNTCKLEKHEVEGKSRMLHVHRKGATRAFGAGHASLPERYRALGQPVIVGGSMGTGSYILAGNRDNPAFASASHGAGRALSRHQALARWHGKQVIGELAQQGILIRSRSMRGVAEEAPGAYKDIDLVAETTEQARLARRVAFLKPLACIKG; encoded by the coding sequence ATGGATTTACAGCAATTACATCAAATTCAGCCTTATCTATGGACATTCCCGCTCAAATCAGGCGAGAGTCGGAAGGAAGTATTGCTATATGGTGGGAGGGCTTTACTGGAGAGCATGGACGATAAGGTGCTCGAGCAAATCACTCATGTCGCATCACTACCCGGTTTGGTCGGTGCTGCCATGACGATGCCAGATGCGCATTGGGGTTATGGGTTTCCGATTGGTGGAGTTGCAGCATTTGATGCTGAGCAGGGGGGGGTTATTTCTGCTGGTGGCGTTGGTTTTGATATCTCCTGTGGCATTCGCTGCTTGCGTAGCAACTTGAATTTGCAGGATGTGGAACCACACCTTTCGACCCTTGCTGAAAGGCTATTCAGGGTCATTCCGGCTGGTGTAGGTGAGGAGGGTTTTCTAAAGCTGGATACGAAACAGCTTGATCAAGTACTGCTCGGTGGAGCACGCTGGGCAGTCCAGCAAGGTTATGGCAGCGAGGCAGATCTGGAGTTTATCGAAGAGCGAGGCTGTATGTCAGGCGCGGTTCCAGCAAACGTTTCCGAATTAGCCAAGAAGCGTCAACGCGGTGAAATGGGTACCCTTGGCTCAGGCAATCATTATCTCGAAGTCCAAGTAGTTGAGCGTATTTTTGACACTGTGACGGCGCAAGCTTTCGGGTTGCAGGAAGCACAAATTATCATTTCGATACACTGTGGTTCGCGTGGCCTGGGACATCAAATTGGAACAGAGTATCTTGTCTCAATGGCCAAGGCGGCAGCGCGCTGCGGCATTCATTTACCTGACCGTGAACTGGCTTGTGCCCCGATTAAATCTCCAGAAGGACAGCAATATATTGGCGCAATGAATGCAGGTATCAATTGCGCCTTAGCTAATCGACAAATTTTGACTCATCTGACCCGTGAAACATTTATGGAAGTTTTCCCAAATAGTGAGCTGGAGACGCTGTTTGATGTTTCGCACAATACATGCAAGCTAGAAAAACATGAAGTCGAGGGCAAATCTCGAATGCTGCATGTGCATCGCAAAGGGGCTACCCGTGCATTTGGTGCAGGGCATGCCTCCTTGCCTGAACGTTACCGTGCATTAGGTCAGCCGGTGATTGTGGGTGGGAGTATGGGGACAGGCTCTTACATTCTTGCGGGTAATCGGGATAATCCCGCATTCGCCTCAGCCAGTCATGGGGCAGGTCGAGCATTGAGTCGTCATCAGGCGTTAGCTCGTTGGCATGGAAAACAGGTAATCGGCGAGCTAGCCCAGCAGGGTATCTTGATCCGTTCCCGCTCAATGCGCGGAGTAGCTGAGGAAGCACCGGGTGCCTATAAAGATATTGATTTGGTCGCGGAAACGACAGAGCAGGCCAGGCTTGCTCGGAGAGTTGCTTTTCTTAAACCTCTGGCATGTATAAAAGGATGA
- a CDS encoding archease, with protein sequence MISHYFEHDADVGIIGRGSTIEQAFESAAEAVFAIVTNLEAVQPDISVAFEFEEEDLEFALVTWLNLLLGKARELGMVFCRFRIHRQGNLWQAEALGGKWHADLEHGVEVKGATLTMLSVKQIGTIWEARCVVDV encoded by the coding sequence ATGATTTCACACTATTTTGAACATGATGCCGATGTCGGCATTATTGGACGTGGATCAACGATCGAACAAGCATTTGAGTCAGCTGCTGAGGCAGTATTTGCTATTGTAACCAATCTTGAAGCGGTCCAGCCTGATATTTCTGTGGCTTTTGAGTTTGAAGAAGAAGATCTCGAATTCGCACTGGTAACCTGGTTAAATTTGCTGCTGGGAAAAGCACGTGAGCTAGGCATGGTTTTTTGCCGTTTTCGCATTCACCGGCAGGGCAATTTATGGCAGGCTGAAGCGCTAGGTGGAAAATGGCATGCGGATTTAGAACACGGTGTCGAGGTTAAAGGTGCGACTTTAACGATGCTTTCAGTAAAGCAAATCGGCACAATATGGGAAGCGCGTTGTGTAGTGGACGTATAA
- a CDS encoding 3-deoxy-7-phosphoheptulonate synthase has translation MILILKPGTLPESHEYKQLFAHLANLAGITVRVHTEVGIEQTLTEVYLIGNTKALSVEDMQSLSCVDRVVRISEEYRVLGRHENDDRPTYFDYNGVRFGQDTLNIFAGLCAVDTLEHVELMLKALRDHGQVCTRMGAYKPRTSPYSFQGHGKACLPYVFDLAGKYEIKVIAMEVTHESHVEEIREALYQTGTSTGVMLQIGTRNTQNFELLKIVGRQQDFPVLIKRGFGITLDESLNAAEYLASEGNRKVVFGLRGMKTNMGDPHRNFVDFAHVPVVKRMTRMPVCIDPSHSIGTRSSTPDGIPDIMHATAQGIIAGANMVLVDFHPVPSKALVDGPQALLLKELPLFLEDVRIAREAYEKRADLAKRYQEAS, from the coding sequence ATGATTCTTATTCTGAAACCAGGCACTCTTCCCGAGAGCCATGAATATAAGCAGTTATTTGCACACCTTGCTAATCTTGCAGGTATCACCGTTCGCGTACACACGGAAGTCGGCATTGAGCAAACGTTAACTGAAGTCTATTTGATCGGTAATACGAAAGCATTATCGGTTGAAGACATGCAGAGTCTGTCGTGTGTTGACCGAGTCGTACGTATCTCAGAGGAATATCGGGTTCTCGGTCGACATGAAAATGATGATCGCCCGACTTATTTCGACTACAACGGTGTGCGTTTTGGTCAAGATACATTAAATATCTTTGCTGGGTTATGCGCTGTCGATACGCTAGAGCATGTGGAATTAATGCTAAAAGCATTGCGTGATCATGGTCAGGTTTGTACACGCATGGGCGCCTATAAGCCTCGCACGAGCCCATATTCATTCCAAGGGCATGGTAAAGCCTGCTTGCCCTATGTATTCGATCTTGCTGGTAAGTATGAGATCAAAGTGATTGCGATGGAAGTAACTCACGAATCCCACGTGGAAGAGATTCGGGAAGCGCTCTACCAAACTGGCACTTCAACGGGTGTGATGCTGCAGATTGGCACGCGTAATACCCAGAATTTTGAGTTATTGAAGATCGTTGGCCGCCAGCAGGATTTCCCCGTACTCATTAAGCGTGGTTTTGGTATTACCCTGGATGAATCTCTTAATGCAGCAGAATATCTGGCCTCTGAAGGCAATCGAAAAGTAGTTTTTGGCTTGCGTGGAATGAAAACCAATATGGGGGATCCTCATCGCAATTTTGTAGATTTTGCACATGTGCCTGTGGTCAAGCGTATGACACGTATGCCGGTTTGTATTGATCCTTCACACTCGATTGGTACTCGATCAAGCACACCGGATGGCATTCCTGATATCATGCATGCAACTGCCCAGGGAATTATTGCAGGTGCCAATATGGTGCTGGTTGATTTTCATCCTGTACCTAGTAAAGCGCTGGTTGATGGCCCTCAAGCATTATTACTCAAAGAATTACCCCTTTTTCTAGAAGATGTTCGTATCGCGCGCGAGGCTTATGAAAAGCGAGCAGATCTAGCCAAGCGATATCAGGAAGCCAGTTAG
- the ispH gene encoding 4-hydroxy-3-methylbut-2-enyl diphosphate reductase translates to MIKVLLANPRGFCAGVDRAIEIVERALAMHGAPIYVRHEVVHNRFVVEDLEKKGAVFVENLEEVPQESILIFSAHGVSHAVRREAAARKLKIFDATCPLVTKVHVEVAKMRKEGKEIIMIGHQGHPEVEGTMGQVEGHDSGMYLVETEEDAANLQIKNEHNLTYVTQTTLSVDDAARVIDALKRRFPKIIGPKKDDICYATQNRQDAVKKMVKHCDLVIVVGSPNSSNSNRLCEVARNANVEAYMVDRAEQLREQWLIGKSCIGITAGASAPEILVQQVLDRLKQIGAAQTGHDVVIEELSGVVESVVFPLPKAEAISMDKYVREAN, encoded by the coding sequence ATGATCAAAGTTTTGCTTGCAAACCCAAGAGGCTTTTGTGCGGGTGTCGATCGTGCCATCGAAATTGTTGAACGGGCATTAGCCATGCATGGCGCCCCCATTTATGTGCGACATGAAGTAGTGCACAATCGTTTTGTCGTGGAGGATCTGGAAAAAAAGGGAGCTGTATTTGTTGAGAACCTGGAAGAGGTTCCGCAAGAAAGTATTCTGATTTTCAGCGCCCATGGTGTTTCGCATGCGGTGCGACGAGAAGCAGCAGCACGCAAACTCAAGATATTCGATGCAACCTGCCCACTAGTAACGAAAGTGCATGTCGAAGTCGCAAAAATGCGCAAAGAAGGAAAAGAGATCATCATGATTGGCCATCAGGGCCATCCTGAAGTTGAAGGCACGATGGGTCAAGTAGAAGGACATGATAGCGGTATGTATTTGGTAGAAACAGAAGAAGATGCTGCGAATTTACAAATTAAGAATGAGCATAATCTGACTTATGTCACCCAAACGACCTTATCTGTCGATGATGCTGCACGCGTAATCGATGCATTAAAACGACGTTTTCCCAAAATCATAGGCCCGAAAAAGGACGATATCTGTTACGCCACACAAAACCGTCAGGATGCAGTTAAAAAGATGGTTAAACACTGCGATTTGGTCATAGTGGTGGGTTCTCCCAATAGCTCAAATTCCAATCGCTTATGTGAAGTAGCACGTAATGCCAATGTTGAAGCTTATATGGTTGACCGTGCTGAGCAATTACGGGAACAATGGTTAATTGGAAAAAGTTGCATTGGGATCACTGCCGGTGCCTCAGCGCCAGAAATATTAGTACAGCAGGTTTTAGACAGACTTAAGCAGATTGGCGCTGCACAAACCGGGCACGATGTCGTCATTGAGGAATTAAGTGGAGTTGTTGAGTCTGTAGTATTTCCCCTTCCTAAAGCAGAAGCGATTTCCATGGATAAATATGTGCGCGAAGCAAACTAA
- the thiO gene encoding glycine oxidase ThiO, whose translation MNEVTQDFIVVGAGVMGLATAAQLLKEGATVTILERAKVGQESSWAGGGILSALCPWDYPDSVTQLTEYSAAMFSAWVAELYASTGIDAEYVVSGMLVLPPYHIEAAQRWERSHRVNAEADALTQSVPLSEQIDPLHLTMEHSLFLPHIAQVRNPRLLRALYQQVGQLGGRIIEHCEVQEIIAQHHRVHSLRTSCGKYCAADFVITAGAWSKQVLGKHALSLEIKPIRGQMLLYKFEESPLRSILLQGDVYLIPRRDGHLLVGSTLEDVGFNKQTTLAAHEHLSGRAQKLLPQLKGRPLIKHWAGLRPGSPHNIPAIGRHPLLNNLFINSGQFRYGVTMAPGSAKMLLNEIMGRAQPFDISPYQKGWGVD comes from the coding sequence ATGAATGAAGTGACTCAAGATTTTATTGTTGTTGGTGCTGGCGTGATGGGGCTTGCTACTGCAGCTCAGTTGCTGAAAGAAGGTGCAACGGTCACTATTTTGGAGCGAGCTAAGGTTGGGCAGGAATCATCTTGGGCAGGGGGCGGTATTTTGTCGGCGCTCTGCCCGTGGGACTATCCCGATAGCGTGACACAGCTAACGGAATATAGTGCAGCCATGTTTTCAGCATGGGTAGCAGAGCTGTACGCATCAACCGGTATTGATGCTGAATATGTGGTAAGTGGGATGCTGGTATTGCCACCCTATCATATCGAGGCTGCACAAAGATGGGAGAGATCACATCGGGTAAATGCGGAAGCGGATGCGCTCACCCAATCTGTTCCATTGAGCGAGCAAATCGATCCTCTTCATTTAACCATGGAACATTCACTGTTTCTGCCCCATATCGCGCAGGTGCGTAACCCTCGCTTATTAAGAGCGTTATATCAGCAAGTTGGACAACTCGGTGGACGCATCATTGAGCATTGTGAAGTACAAGAAATCATAGCGCAGCATCATCGGGTTCACTCGCTTAGGACCTCTTGTGGCAAATATTGTGCTGCTGACTTTGTCATCACTGCAGGTGCATGGAGCAAACAAGTGTTAGGGAAGCATGCGCTCAGCCTCGAAATAAAGCCGATTCGTGGGCAAATGTTGTTATACAAGTTTGAAGAATCACCGCTCAGGTCGATTTTGCTTCAGGGGGATGTGTATTTGATTCCTCGACGCGATGGACATTTACTGGTCGGTAGCACCCTGGAAGATGTTGGCTTTAACAAGCAAACGACACTGGCCGCACACGAGCATTTATCTGGACGCGCACAAAAATTGTTGCCCCAGTTAAAGGGGAGACCCCTGATAAAGCATTGGGCGGGTCTCAGACCAGGTTCGCCGCATAATATTCCCGCAATCGGACGTCATCCATTATTGAATAATCTATTTATCAATAGCGGGCAGTTTCGCTATGGGGTAACCATGGCGCCAGGTAGCGCCAAAATGTTATTAAATGAAATTATGGGCAGAGCACAACCCTTTGATATCAGTCCTTATCAGAAAGGATGGGGAGTCGATTAG
- a CDS encoding GspH/FimT family pseudopilin, with the protein MLVNSGFTMLELMIALSIGAILATIAVPSYQSMMVQSRLATQANEFLTALHFSRSEAVKRGIRITMCKSSSGTTCTAGSNWQDGWIVYSDSGTAGTMDGSDQILRVFPALKGSTMDGGSKFADWIAYLPNGSSRGAGGLVGTGTFTLCNSTKGRKITINGTGRPYTETMSSC; encoded by the coding sequence ATGCTTGTTAATAGTGGTTTTACAATGTTAGAGCTTATGATTGCGCTGAGCATTGGCGCTATTTTAGCCACCATTGCAGTGCCGAGTTACCAATCGATGATGGTGCAATCACGCCTTGCTACACAGGCGAATGAGTTTCTCACAGCACTTCATTTCAGCCGTTCTGAAGCAGTGAAACGCGGTATACGAATAACCATGTGTAAAAGCAGCAGTGGCACAACCTGTACAGCTGGTAGTAACTGGCAAGATGGCTGGATAGTATACAGCGATAGCGGGACAGCAGGGACAATGGATGGCAGCGATCAAATTTTAAGAGTTTTTCCTGCATTGAAAGGCAGCACAATGGATGGTGGCTCAAAGTTTGCAGATTGGATTGCTTACTTACCTAATGGAAGTAGTCGAGGTGCGGGTGGCTTAGTAGGCACCGGCACTTTCACACTATGCAATAGCACAAAAGGACGCAAGATTACTATAAACGGTACAGGTCGACCATATACTGAGACGATGTCATCATGTTAA
- the pilV gene encoding type IV pilus modification protein PilV, translating into MIEVLVAIIVLSIGLLGLAGLQSAGLTYNQSASFRSTATMMTYSILDSMRANRTAAINGSYNIAIGASIPSGSTIPEQDLNNWFNELALRLPAGTGAINVAGNVITVTIQWDDSRGTLAAQQFILTTQL; encoded by the coding sequence ATGATTGAAGTGTTAGTGGCAATCATTGTGCTATCCATTGGTTTGCTTGGCTTGGCAGGTCTGCAGTCTGCCGGGCTTACTTATAACCAGAGTGCAAGTTTTCGCTCTACTGCCACGATGATGACTTACAGTATTCTGGACAGCATGCGTGCTAATCGTACTGCAGCAATTAATGGTAGTTATAACATCGCTATAGGCGCCTCCATCCCTTCCGGTAGCACCATTCCAGAGCAGGATCTTAACAATTGGTTTAATGAATTGGCCTTGCGCTTACCCGCTGGCACAGGCGCCATTAATGTCGCCGGTAATGTCATTACCGTTACCATTCAGTGGGATGATAGCCGTGGTACTTTAGCTGCTCAGCAATTTATTCTGACTACCCAGCTATAG
- a CDS encoding PilW family protein produces MKRIAITQHGFTLVEVMVAMTIGLLLMSGVITILTSSHQTYRVNDALARVQENARYAFHILSKDIRMAGYSGCAGNGVPTVNTLNNSADFLWRIGQALEGFEATSATGWTPALPPSGAIPSPLGGRDIIVVRGVDDSPTKVTQQPGGNPPDSADLKVTAGSGFKENDIVLVTDCMASAIFQITHINTSQGMDNLVHNTGNPTTDTPGNYTKALGKDFTKGGELVKISTRSYFIRMAEEWPALYRKVGTNPAEEMVRGIENMQIEYGEDLDENWTVDSYRTADAVTNWGKVVSVRISLLMQSIEDSITSQPQPYTFNGTTTTPTDRRLRQAFTTVVTLRNRVS; encoded by the coding sequence ATGAAGAGAATAGCTATAACACAGCATGGTTTTACATTAGTTGAGGTGATGGTTGCCATGACCATTGGACTTTTGTTAATGAGTGGTGTCATCACCATTCTAACCTCCAGTCACCAAACCTATCGAGTCAACGATGCCCTAGCCAGAGTACAGGAAAATGCGCGCTATGCCTTCCACATACTTTCAAAAGATATCCGTATGGCTGGCTATTCGGGTTGCGCAGGCAATGGTGTGCCGACAGTGAATACCTTAAATAACTCCGCAGATTTTTTATGGCGAATCGGGCAAGCTTTGGAGGGGTTCGAGGCGACCAGCGCAACGGGATGGACACCAGCTCTGCCTCCTTCAGGGGCTATTCCCAGTCCGCTAGGAGGACGAGATATTATCGTAGTGCGCGGAGTCGATGACAGTCCCACCAAGGTTACTCAACAACCTGGTGGAAATCCACCCGACTCCGCTGATCTTAAAGTGACAGCTGGTAGCGGATTCAAAGAAAATGATATCGTCTTGGTTACTGATTGCATGGCATCAGCTATCTTTCAAATTACCCATATCAATACTTCACAAGGAATGGACAATTTGGTGCATAACACTGGTAACCCAACCACAGACACGCCAGGAAATTATACAAAAGCCTTGGGTAAGGACTTTACTAAAGGAGGCGAGCTCGTCAAGATTTCTACCCGCTCTTATTTTATTCGCATGGCAGAGGAATGGCCGGCACTTTATCGCAAGGTTGGAACAAACCCGGCGGAAGAGATGGTGAGAGGCATAGAAAACATGCAGATCGAATATGGCGAAGATCTCGATGAAAACTGGACAGTGGATAGCTATCGTACCGCCGATGCGGTGACCAATTGGGGGAAAGTCGTCAGCGTCCGAATTAGTTTATTGATGCAATCGATAGAAGATAGTATCACCAGCCAACCCCAACCCTACACCTTTAACGGCACGACAACCACCCCTACTGATCGGCGACTACGCCAGGCTTTTACCACTGTGGTAACATTGCGCAACCGAGTATCTTAA
- a CDS encoding pilus assembly PilX family protein → MIYQEAKFGSRQQGVVLATGLIFLVMMTLLGVTAMQTTLLEEKMAGNLRDEILAFQAAEAALREGEMFLQQITLPEFDGSNGLYDYAQIETQAPDPVTWSGWATSGRTIATTMSGVASQPRYIIEQLITVPAEKGGSVQQSATTMTSNIYRVTARGVGGTESAVVILQSDYRR, encoded by the coding sequence ATGATTTATCAGGAAGCTAAGTTTGGATCAAGACAACAGGGGGTCGTTCTTGCTACCGGATTAATCTTTCTCGTCATGATGACGCTGCTGGGGGTAACAGCTATGCAAACTACCCTACTAGAAGAAAAAATGGCAGGTAATTTGCGTGACGAGATTCTGGCTTTCCAAGCGGCTGAAGCAGCTCTCAGAGAGGGAGAAATGTTTCTGCAGCAGATTACCTTACCCGAATTTGACGGTTCAAATGGGCTTTATGATTATGCTCAGATTGAAACTCAAGCACCAGACCCTGTGACCTGGTCTGGATGGGCTACCTCTGGCAGAACAATAGCTACCACAATGTCAGGTGTAGCAAGCCAACCACGCTATATCATTGAACAGCTCATCACTGTCCCTGCAGAAAAAGGAGGCAGCGTGCAGCAATCAGCCACAACGATGACATCCAATATATACAGGGTCACTGCCAGAGGAGTGGGCGGCACTGAGTCAGCAGTAGTGATATTACAAAGCGATTACCGAAGATGA